In Streptomyces sp. NBC_01439, the following are encoded in one genomic region:
- a CDS encoding carbohydrate ABC transporter permease, translating into MTTPSTVIKAPGEQAPERSGATGRPGKREGRRSEGTTLNVFSHGFLVVWAIMIVLPLLWLALGAFKTDAQIGGSALSWPSNWHFDAFGRAWTKGIGGYFANTLIVLVFSVPLTMLFGSMAAYVLARYPFTGNRLIYYFFVSGAMFPVFLALVPLFFMVKRFDMLNTYQGLVLVYVAYSMPFTVFFMHSFFRTLPTAIHEAAVIDGASDTRIFFQVMLPMAKPGLISVGIFNVLGQWNQYILPAVLMQPQSSADPERYMLTQGLIQLQYQMGYETDLPVLFAGATIAMVPMLVVYLSFQRQIQAGLTSATLK; encoded by the coding sequence ATGACCACACCGTCCACAGTGATCAAGGCTCCGGGCGAGCAGGCCCCGGAGCGGTCCGGCGCCACCGGACGGCCGGGGAAGCGGGAGGGGCGCCGTTCCGAGGGCACGACCCTCAACGTCTTCTCGCACGGCTTCCTGGTCGTCTGGGCCATCATGATCGTGCTGCCCCTGCTCTGGCTGGCGCTCGGCGCCTTCAAGACCGACGCGCAGATCGGCGGCTCGGCCCTGAGCTGGCCCTCCAACTGGCACTTCGACGCCTTCGGGCGGGCCTGGACGAAGGGCATCGGGGGCTACTTCGCCAACACCCTCATCGTGCTGGTGTTCTCGGTCCCGCTGACCATGCTCTTCGGCTCCATGGCCGCGTACGTACTGGCCCGCTACCCCTTCACGGGCAACCGGCTCATCTACTACTTCTTCGTCAGCGGGGCGATGTTCCCCGTGTTCCTGGCGCTCGTACCGCTCTTCTTCATGGTCAAGCGCTTCGACATGCTGAACACCTACCAGGGCCTGGTCCTGGTGTACGTCGCCTACTCGATGCCCTTCACGGTCTTCTTCATGCACTCCTTCTTCCGGACGCTGCCCACCGCGATCCACGAGGCGGCGGTCATCGACGGGGCCTCCGACACCCGGATCTTCTTCCAGGTGATGCTGCCGATGGCCAAGCCCGGCCTGATCAGCGTCGGGATCTTCAACGTCCTGGGCCAGTGGAACCAGTACATCCTGCCCGCCGTGCTGATGCAGCCGCAGAGCAGCGCCGACCCCGAGCGGTACATGCTCACCCAGGGGCTCATCCAGCTCCAGTACCAGATGGGCTACGAGACGGACCTGCCGGTGCTGTTCGCCGGCGCCACCATCGCGATGGTCCCGATGCTGGTGGTCTACCTTTCCTTCCAGCGTCAGATCCAGGCGGGCCTCACCTCGGCGACGCTGAAGTAG
- a CDS encoding carbohydrate ABC transporter permease gives MSHVAQGRGKYGFIAGFLFAPLALYLTFVIWPYVQTFGYSFTNWTGQSPTFDFVGTDNYAALLKDEVFRGALWHNLLLLVFVPLVTILLALFFAFMVNAGGRGGAGGVQGVGGSRFYKVVYFFPQVLSLAILSVLFGAIYRSDEGGLLNGFLTGLGLIDANHPVEWLNEPNLVLWCLLLVVVWHGVGFYLVLFSAAMQSVPKDVYEAALLDGAGRAQTFFKVTLPLLWDSVQTSAVYLGIAAMDMFVLVSTMTSGQFGGGPDHHSEVMSTVLMRNFLYFGKSGYACAMGVVMLALTMILSVITLRATRRERIEF, from the coding sequence ATGAGCCACGTAGCCCAGGGGAGAGGGAAGTACGGTTTCATCGCCGGCTTCCTCTTCGCGCCCCTCGCACTGTACCTGACCTTCGTCATCTGGCCGTACGTGCAGACGTTCGGCTACTCCTTCACCAACTGGACCGGGCAGTCACCGACGTTCGACTTCGTCGGCACGGACAACTACGCGGCCCTGCTCAAGGACGAGGTCTTCCGCGGCGCGCTCTGGCACAACCTGCTGCTCCTGGTGTTCGTCCCGCTCGTCACCATCCTCCTCGCCCTCTTCTTCGCTTTCATGGTGAACGCGGGCGGGCGCGGCGGGGCCGGCGGAGTGCAGGGGGTCGGCGGCTCGCGCTTCTACAAGGTCGTCTACTTCTTCCCGCAGGTCCTCTCCCTCGCCATCCTCTCCGTGCTCTTCGGCGCGATCTACCGCAGCGACGAGGGCGGCCTGCTCAATGGCTTCCTGACCGGGCTCGGCCTGATCGACGCGAACCACCCGGTCGAATGGCTCAACGAGCCGAACCTCGTCCTGTGGTGCCTGCTCCTCGTCGTCGTCTGGCACGGCGTCGGCTTCTACCTCGTCCTCTTCTCCGCGGCGATGCAGTCGGTCCCCAAGGACGTCTACGAGGCCGCGCTCCTCGACGGCGCCGGGCGCGCCCAGACCTTCTTCAAGGTCACCCTGCCCCTGCTGTGGGACTCCGTGCAGACCTCCGCGGTCTACCTGGGCATCGCCGCGATGGACATGTTCGTGCTGGTGTCGACCATGACCTCGGGCCAGTTCGGCGGCGGCCCCGACCACCACAGCGAGGTCATGTCGACCGTGCTGATGCGCAACTTCCTCTACTTCGGCAAGAGCGGATACGCCTGCGCCATGGGCGTGGTCATGCTCGCCCTGACCATGATCCTCTCCGTCATCACGCTGCGCGCCACCCGCCGCGAGCGCATCGAGTTCTGA
- the ngcE gene encoding N-acetylglucosamine/diacetylchitobiose ABC transporter substrate-binding protein, whose translation MGSTGEGLGRRDLIKRSAALGLITVPTMSFLSACASGGAENSTKGPDKAAVTKENPFGVAKGGKLDVVVFKGGFGDDYAKAWEAAFDKKWGTTSSHLGTQEITAKLQPRFNGGTPPDVVDDSGAQKIPLDVLGKGGQLAELNAVLDAPSLDDPSKKVRDTLVDGAVEQGMLGGKYLVLKYVYAVFGFWYSGKLFKEKGWAPPKTWDEFLDVCTKAKDAGIGGLAHQGKFPYYINVVIMDLIAKKGGPDAVKAIDNLEPNAFEGNAAALAAVEAVYEVVEKGLLMPGTNGLTHTESQTAWNQYKAAFIPCGSWLENEQLKQTPEDFDMKFLPVPLLADSKMPLAAIRAGVDEPFIVPEKAANKAAALEFLRSMLSREWSTIFAQQANSLTVVKDGVDPGVKLRPGTQAAVEALKAAGTNTFSYRYPDWYSEMDTEIQNASNELMAQRIQPKEWIKRAQAAVNKAAQDPNAKNNKRS comes from the coding sequence ATGGGATCCACTGGTGAGGGCCTCGGACGCCGCGACCTGATCAAGCGCTCCGCAGCACTCGGACTGATCACGGTACCGACGATGAGCTTCCTGTCCGCCTGTGCCTCCGGCGGTGCGGAGAACTCCACGAAGGGCCCGGACAAGGCGGCGGTGACCAAGGAGAACCCCTTCGGCGTCGCCAAGGGCGGCAAGCTGGACGTCGTCGTCTTCAAGGGCGGGTTCGGCGACGACTACGCGAAGGCCTGGGAGGCCGCCTTCGACAAGAAGTGGGGCACCACCAGCTCCCACCTGGGCACCCAGGAGATCACCGCCAAGCTGCAGCCCCGCTTCAACGGCGGGACCCCGCCGGACGTCGTCGACGACTCCGGCGCCCAGAAGATCCCGCTGGACGTGCTCGGCAAGGGCGGCCAGTTGGCCGAGCTCAACGCCGTCCTCGACGCGCCCTCGCTCGACGACCCGAGCAAGAAGGTGCGCGACACCCTGGTGGACGGGGCCGTCGAACAGGGCATGCTGGGCGGCAAGTACCTCGTCCTGAAGTACGTGTACGCCGTGTTCGGCTTCTGGTACTCGGGCAAGCTCTTCAAGGAGAAGGGCTGGGCGCCGCCCAAGACCTGGGACGAGTTCCTCGACGTCTGTACGAAGGCCAAGGACGCGGGCATCGGCGGCCTCGCCCACCAGGGCAAGTTCCCGTACTACATCAACGTCGTCATCATGGACCTGATCGCCAAGAAGGGCGGTCCGGACGCGGTGAAGGCGATCGACAACCTCGAACCGAACGCCTTCGAGGGCAACGCGGCCGCCCTCGCCGCGGTCGAGGCGGTCTACGAGGTGGTCGAGAAGGGCCTGCTGATGCCGGGCACCAACGGCCTCACCCACACGGAGTCCCAGACGGCCTGGAACCAGTACAAGGCCGCCTTCATCCCCTGCGGGTCCTGGCTGGAGAACGAGCAGCTCAAGCAGACCCCGGAGGACTTCGACATGAAGTTCCTGCCGGTGCCCCTGCTCGCGGACAGCAAGATGCCCCTCGCAGCCATCCGGGCCGGCGTCGACGAGCCGTTCATCGTCCCGGAGAAGGCCGCCAACAAGGCCGCGGCCCTGGAATTCCTCCGTTCGATGCTGTCCCGGGAATGGTCGACGATTTTCGCCCAGCAGGCCAACTCGCTCACGGTGGTCAAGGACGGCGTGGACCCGGGCGTCAAGCTGCGGCCCGGCACCCAGGCGGCGGTCGAGGCGCTCAAGGCGGCGGGCACCAACACCTTCAGCTATCGCTACCCCGACTGGTACAGCGAGATGGACACGGAGATCCAGAACGCGTCCAATGAGCTCATGGCGCAGCGGATCCAGCCCAAGGAGTGGATCAAGCGGGCACAGGCCGCGGTGAACAAGGCGGCGCAGGACCCGAACGCCAAGAACAACAAGCGCAGCTGA
- the acnA gene encoding aconitate hydratase AcnA: protein MSANSFDARSTLQVGDESYEIFRLDKVEGSARLPYSLKVLLENLLRTEDGANITADHIRALGGWDSQAQPSQEIQFTPARVIMQDFTGVPCVVDLATMREAVKALGGDPAKINPLSPAEMVIDHSVIADKFGTKDAFAQNVELEYGRNKERYQFLRWGQTAFDDFKVVPPGTGIVHQVNIEHLARTVMVRGGQAYPDTLVGTDSHTTMVNGLGVLGWGVGGIEAEAAMLGQPVSMLIPRVVGFKLTGELPTGTTATDLVLTITEMLRKHGVVGKFVEFYGEGVAATSLANRATIGNMSPEFGSTAATFPIDGETLKYLRLTGRSEQQVALVEAYAKEQGLWLDPAAEPDFSEKLELDLSTVVPSIAGPKRPQDRIVLANAAEQFAVDVRNYVEDDDEAGKESFPASDAPAATNGVPTRPTLVTLADGSSFEIDHGAVTVAAITSCTNTSNPYVMVAAALVAKKAVEKGLSRKPWVKTTLAPGSKVVTDYFDKAGLTPYLDKMGFNLVGYGCTTCIGNSGPLDEEISKAINEHDLAVTSVLSGNRNFEGRINPDVKMNYLASPPLVVAYAIAGSMKVDITKDAIGTDTDGKPVFLADIWPSEAEVNDVVANAIGEDMFSKSYSDVFAGDAQWQALSIPTGNTFEWDPQSTYVRKPPYFEGMTMETTPVSDIAGARVLAKLGDSVTTDHISPAGAIKADTPAGKYLTEHGVERRDFNSYGSRRGNHEVMIRGTFANIRLRNQIAPGTEGGFTRDFTVDGAPVSFIYDASQNYQAAGIPLVILAGKEYGSGSSRDWAAKGTALLGVKAVIAESYERIHRSNLIGMGVLPLQFPEGATAASLGLTGEETFAFTGVEELNNGTTPRTVKVTTDTGVEFDAVVRIDTPGEADYYRNGGIMQYVLRNLIRG, encoded by the coding sequence GTGTCGGCGAACAGCTTCGACGCCCGCAGCACGCTGCAGGTGGGCGACGAGTCGTACGAGATCTTCCGGCTGGACAAGGTCGAGGGCTCCGCCCGCCTGCCCTACAGCCTGAAGGTGCTGCTGGAGAACCTGCTCCGCACCGAGGACGGCGCGAACATCACCGCCGACCACATCCGGGCGCTCGGTGGCTGGGACTCGCAGGCCCAGCCCAGCCAGGAGATCCAGTTCACGCCGGCCCGCGTGATCATGCAGGACTTCACCGGCGTCCCCTGCGTGGTGGACCTCGCCACGATGCGCGAGGCCGTGAAGGCGCTCGGCGGCGACCCGGCGAAGATCAACCCGCTCTCGCCCGCCGAGATGGTGATCGACCACTCGGTCATCGCCGACAAGTTCGGCACGAAGGACGCCTTCGCGCAGAACGTCGAGCTGGAGTACGGCCGCAACAAGGAGCGCTACCAGTTCCTGCGCTGGGGCCAGACCGCCTTCGACGACTTCAAGGTCGTCCCCCCGGGCACCGGCATCGTCCACCAGGTCAACATCGAGCACCTGGCCCGCACGGTCATGGTCCGGGGTGGCCAGGCCTACCCCGACACCCTCGTCGGCACCGACTCGCACACCACCATGGTCAACGGCCTCGGCGTGCTGGGCTGGGGCGTCGGCGGCATCGAGGCCGAGGCCGCGATGCTCGGCCAGCCGGTCTCCATGCTGATCCCGCGGGTCGTCGGCTTCAAGCTGACCGGCGAGCTGCCCACTGGCACCACCGCCACCGACCTGGTGCTGACCATCACCGAGATGCTGCGCAAGCACGGTGTCGTCGGCAAGTTCGTCGAGTTCTACGGTGAGGGCGTCGCCGCCACCTCCCTCGCGAACCGCGCCACCATCGGCAACATGTCGCCGGAGTTCGGCTCCACCGCCGCGACCTTCCCGATCGACGGCGAGACCCTGAAGTACCTGCGCCTGACCGGCCGCTCCGAGCAGCAGGTCGCGCTCGTCGAGGCGTACGCCAAGGAGCAGGGCCTGTGGCTGGACCCGGCCGCCGAGCCGGACTTCTCCGAGAAGCTGGAGCTCGACCTCTCCACGGTCGTCCCCTCCATCGCCGGCCCGAAGCGCCCGCAGGACCGCATCGTCCTCGCCAACGCCGCCGAGCAGTTCGCCGTGGACGTGCGCAACTACGTCGAGGACGACGACGAGGCGGGCAAGGAGTCCTTCCCGGCCTCCGACGCCCCGGCCGCCACCAACGGCGTGCCGACCCGCCCGACCCTGGTCACCCTGGCCGACGGCTCCTCCTTCGAGATCGACCACGGCGCCGTCACCGTCGCCGCGATCACCTCGTGCACCAACACCTCGAACCCCTACGTCATGGTCGCCGCGGCGCTCGTGGCCAAGAAGGCGGTCGAGAAGGGCCTGTCCCGCAAGCCGTGGGTCAAGACCACCCTGGCCCCGGGCTCGAAGGTCGTCACCGACTACTTCGACAAGGCCGGCCTGACCCCGTACCTCGACAAGATGGGCTTCAACCTCGTCGGGTACGGCTGCACCACCTGCATCGGCAACTCCGGTCCGCTGGACGAGGAGATCTCGAAGGCGATCAACGAGCACGACCTCGCGGTCACCTCGGTGCTCTCGGGCAACCGCAACTTCGAGGGCCGGATCAACCCCGACGTCAAGATGAACTACCTGGCCTCCCCGCCGCTGGTCGTCGCGTACGCCATCGCGGGCTCCATGAAGGTGGACATCACCAAGGACGCCATCGGCACCGACACCGACGGCAAGCCGGTCTTCCTCGCGGACATCTGGCCCTCCGAGGCCGAGGTCAACGACGTCGTGGCGAACGCCATCGGCGAGGACATGTTCAGCAAGTCCTACAGCGACGTCTTCGCGGGCGACGCCCAGTGGCAGGCGCTGTCGATCCCGACCGGCAACACCTTCGAGTGGGACCCGCAGTCCACCTACGTCCGCAAGCCCCCCTACTTCGAGGGCATGACGATGGAGACCACCCCGGTCTCCGACATCGCCGGCGCGCGCGTGTTGGCGAAGCTGGGCGACTCGGTCACCACCGACCACATCTCCCCGGCCGGTGCGATCAAGGCCGACACCCCGGCCGGCAAGTACCTCACCGAGCACGGCGTCGAGCGCCGCGACTTCAACTCGTACGGTTCCCGCCGAGGCAACCACGAGGTCATGATCCGCGGTACCTTCGCCAACATCCGCCTGCGCAACCAGATCGCGCCGGGCACCGAGGGCGGCTTCACCCGCGACTTCACCGTCGACGGCGCGCCGGTCTCCTTCATCTACGACGCCTCGCAGAACTACCAGGCCGCCGGCATCCCGCTGGTCATCCTGGCGGGCAAGGAGTACGGCTCCGGCTCCTCCCGTGACTGGGCGGCCAAGGGCACCGCGCTGCTCGGCGTCAAGGCCGTCATCGCCGAGTCCTACGAGCGCATCCACCGCTCCAACCTGATCGGCATGGGCGTCCTGCCCCTGCAGTTCCCGGAGGGTGCCACCGCGGCTTCCCTCGGCCTCACCGGCGAGGAGACCTTCGCCTTCACCGGTGTGGAGGAGCTGAACAACGGCACCACCCCGCGCACCGTCAAGGTGACCACCGACACCGGTGTGGAGTTCGACGCGGTCGTCCGCATCGACACGCCGGGTGAGGCGGACTACTACCGCAACGGCGGCATCATGCAGTACGTGCTCCGGAACCTCATCCGCGGCTGA
- a CDS encoding LacI family DNA-binding transcriptional regulator has product MPEHPPAPGPTPGPTPGPTLADIARAAEVSTATVSHALNGTGRLGESTRRRVREVAGALGYGARRGPRTRTLGVAVTTYAGDAWDFVRIAYFSRWLTAATSAAHAHGYALTTLPADRGAEPLWHTLAVDGMLLLDSPAGDPVLRALRARGLPVVFDGRPPDPWPGDVWVDNDHTATTREVLDHLAGSGARRIALHSGYGREFYTGAVTSTYEQWCAERGLAPLLIPFDPDDAAGHAFDSAFAGPDRPDAVYCVYDPGGRQVLAAAARHGLRTPGAPGAPGNPGIPGFPGNPGHDGLLLVCASEDPAYAETEPAVTTVTLDPERIAASAVSVLVNLIESGHAESPGQLTVPAGLRVRASSLPPDMY; this is encoded by the coding sequence GTGCCAGAGCACCCACCCGCGCCGGGACCGACGCCGGGACCGACGCCAGGACCGACCCTCGCCGACATCGCGCGCGCCGCAGAGGTCTCCACCGCGACCGTCTCGCACGCGCTCAACGGCACCGGCCGCCTCGGCGAGTCCACCCGGCGACGGGTCCGCGAGGTGGCGGGCGCGCTCGGCTACGGAGCCCGCCGCGGTCCGCGCACCCGCACCCTCGGGGTCGCGGTGACCACGTACGCGGGGGACGCCTGGGACTTCGTGCGGATCGCCTACTTCTCCCGCTGGCTCACCGCGGCGACCTCGGCCGCGCACGCGCACGGGTACGCCCTGACCACCCTGCCCGCCGACCGGGGGGCCGAGCCGCTGTGGCACACCCTCGCCGTGGACGGGATGCTGCTGCTCGACAGCCCGGCCGGCGACCCGGTGCTGCGGGCCCTGCGGGCGCGGGGTCTGCCGGTGGTCTTCGACGGGCGGCCGCCCGACCCCTGGCCGGGGGACGTGTGGGTGGACAACGACCACACCGCCACCACCCGGGAGGTGCTCGACCACCTCGCGGGGTCCGGGGCCCGGCGGATCGCACTGCACTCGGGCTACGGCCGGGAGTTCTACACCGGGGCCGTCACCTCGACCTACGAACAATGGTGCGCGGAGCGGGGCCTGGCTCCCCTCCTGATCCCCTTCGACCCGGACGACGCCGCGGGGCACGCCTTCGACTCCGCCTTCGCCGGGCCGGACCGCCCCGACGCCGTCTACTGCGTGTACGACCCGGGGGGCCGGCAGGTGCTGGCCGCCGCCGCGCGCCACGGTCTGCGCACGCCCGGCGCGCCCGGCGCGCCCGGCAATCCCGGCATACCGGGATTCCCCGGCAACCCGGGGCACGACGGGCTGCTGCTCGTCTGCGCCAGCGAGGATCCGGCGTACGCCGAGACCGAACCCGCCGTGACCACCGTCACCCTCGATCCCGAGCGGATCGCCGCTTCGGCGGTGTCTGTCCTGGTCAACCTGATCGAATCCGGGCATGCGGAATCGCCTGGTCAGCTGACGGTCCCGGCAGGACTGCGGGTGCGCGCCTCGTCCCTCCCCCCGGACATGTACTAG
- a CDS encoding amidohydrolase: MTSSSHLSRRGLLAAAGITGVAGATGLLGAAPAAASPAPSAAPSPGRGSAALVVHHASVFTGTGGRAPVEAVAVGRDGKIWATGTNAALRRYMGRDTEVVDARGNTVMSGIHDGHVHPLGAGERSLSPSLEGAETTLAELQEILTGFLADTGGAGAEPDRWLVVEDWNPVGLLPVGTNPHHTMLDALPTRRPIALVGGDGHNLWANQRALDIAGITAATPDPVGGKVVKGADGRPTGVLKDDAQGLVRRHVPEPTRADLVAACAKVLELAAASGVTTMMDALVGRHELELYQALSAAGKLPQRIVPAIRLEAEQTKDPAGSLAYAQGLRREFAGVRGLRFGMVKVFLDGVIEYPAQTAALLKPYLDGQGRPTGNRGELYTSAADYGRLSAAFNRAGWQMHAHGLGDRAVRTALDGYAYAKRVTGLRDARNAVAHLQLVDPADLRRFAQLGVTACMQLQWAAKDTWTMEALLPYIGPERHRWMYPARSLEQAGARLSGGSDWPVDALQVWNQLRTAIDRQGAFGAGPLYRELEGLGRDAVLRMHTSGTAWQLRQEELTGTVEPGRAADLVVLDRDVTRCPVADISGTGVRMTLVGGRVVHDADSASGRAASARVAGAASGPRPASYATVHAGGRHHACKH, encoded by the coding sequence ATGACGTCTTCTTCGCACCTTTCCCGCCGGGGACTCCTCGCCGCCGCGGGGATCACCGGGGTCGCCGGGGCCACGGGCCTGCTGGGGGCCGCTCCGGCCGCGGCCTCCCCGGCGCCCTCGGCCGCTCCCTCCCCCGGGCGCGGTTCGGCGGCCCTGGTGGTCCACCACGCCTCGGTGTTCACCGGGACCGGCGGCCGGGCGCCCGTCGAGGCCGTCGCGGTCGGCCGGGACGGCAAGATCTGGGCCACCGGCACGAACGCGGCGCTGCGCCGGTACATGGGCCGGGACACCGAGGTCGTCGACGCCCGGGGCAACACGGTCATGAGCGGCATCCACGACGGCCACGTCCACCCGCTCGGCGCGGGCGAGCGTTCGCTGTCCCCCTCGCTGGAGGGCGCGGAGACCACCTTGGCCGAGCTCCAGGAGATCCTGACCGGCTTCCTGGCCGACACGGGCGGCGCGGGCGCGGAGCCCGACCGCTGGCTGGTGGTCGAGGACTGGAACCCGGTCGGGCTGCTCCCCGTGGGCACCAACCCCCACCACACGATGCTGGACGCGCTCCCGACCCGGCGGCCGATCGCCCTGGTCGGCGGTGACGGGCACAACCTGTGGGCCAACCAGCGGGCCCTGGACATCGCCGGGATCACGGCGGCCACGCCCGACCCGGTCGGCGGCAAGGTGGTCAAGGGCGCGGACGGGCGACCGACGGGCGTCCTGAAGGACGACGCCCAGGGCCTGGTGCGGCGGCACGTCCCCGAGCCCACCCGGGCCGACCTGGTCGCGGCGTGCGCCAAGGTGCTGGAGCTGGCGGCCGCGTCCGGGGTCACGACGATGATGGACGCCCTGGTGGGACGGCACGAACTGGAGCTGTACCAGGCCCTGTCGGCGGCGGGGAAGCTGCCGCAGCGGATCGTCCCGGCGATCCGGCTGGAGGCGGAGCAGACCAAGGACCCGGCGGGATCGCTGGCGTACGCGCAGGGCCTGCGGCGGGAGTTCGCCGGTGTACGGGGGCTGCGGTTCGGGATGGTCAAGGTGTTCCTGGACGGGGTCATCGAGTACCCGGCGCAGACCGCCGCGCTGCTGAAGCCCTATCTCGACGGACAGGGCCGGCCGACCGGCAACCGGGGCGAGCTCTACACCTCGGCGGCGGACTACGGCCGGCTCAGCGCCGCCTTCAACCGGGCGGGCTGGCAGATGCACGCGCACGGCCTCGGCGACCGTGCGGTGCGCACGGCCCTGGACGGGTACGCGTACGCCAAGCGGGTGACGGGCCTGCGGGACGCCCGCAACGCGGTGGCGCACCTGCAGCTCGTGGACCCGGCGGACCTGCGGCGTTTCGCGCAGCTGGGGGTCACGGCGTGCATGCAGCTCCAGTGGGCGGCGAAGGACACCTGGACGATGGAGGCGCTCCTGCCCTACATCGGACCCGAGCGGCACCGGTGGATGTACCCGGCGCGGAGCCTGGAGCAGGCGGGGGCGCGGCTGTCGGGCGGCTCCGACTGGCCGGTGGACGCCCTCCAGGTGTGGAACCAGCTGCGGACGGCGATCGACCGCCAGGGCGCCTTCGGGGCGGGCCCGCTCTACCGCGAACTGGAGGGGCTCGGCCGGGACGCGGTCCTGCGGATGCACACGTCGGGGACGGCGTGGCAGCTGCGCCAGGAGGAGCTGACGGGCACGGTGGAGCCGGGCCGGGCGGCGGACCTGGTGGTGCTGGACCGGGACGTGACGCGCTGCCCGGTGGCCGACATCAGCGGGACGGGGGTACGGATGACCCTGGTCGGCGGCCGCGTGGTGCACGACGCGGATTCGGCGTCGGGCAGGGCGGCCTCGGCGCGGGTTGCGGGCGCCGCCTCGGGCCCGCGCCCGGCCTCGTACGCGACGGTGCACGCCGGGGGGCGCCACCACGCCTGCAAGCACTGA
- a CDS encoding haloalkane dehalogenase has product MPTIDVLDSTMYYEDLGDAGARSGGVPFVFLHGNPTSSHLWRGVLPRIGGGVRVLAPDLIGMGRSGKPGGEYRFEDHARYLDAWFDALGLHEVVMVGQDWGGALAFDRAARHPDRVRGIAFMETIVRPLSWAQYPPAARARFEAIRTPGVGEEMVLDRNVFIEDSIRQTVLNPMGEADRAVYAAPYPTRGSRLPMLRWARSLPIDGDPADVHAVVERYDAWLADSPDVPKLLLTFDGSPALMVGPETVAWCEENVSALESEYCGPAAHLCPEDRPEEIAAALNSWAARHGLAVG; this is encoded by the coding sequence ATGCCCACGATCGACGTACTCGACTCGACGATGTACTACGAGGACCTCGGTGACGCCGGCGCGCGCTCCGGCGGCGTCCCCTTCGTGTTCCTGCACGGCAACCCGACCTCCTCCCACCTCTGGCGGGGCGTCCTGCCCCGGATCGGGGGCGGGGTCCGGGTCCTGGCCCCGGACCTCATCGGGATGGGCCGCTCCGGAAAGCCGGGCGGGGAGTACCGCTTCGAGGACCACGCCCGCTACCTGGACGCGTGGTTCGACGCCCTCGGGCTCCACGAGGTGGTGATGGTCGGTCAGGACTGGGGCGGGGCGCTCGCCTTCGACCGGGCCGCCCGTCACCCCGACCGGGTCCGCGGCATCGCCTTCATGGAGACGATCGTGCGGCCGCTGAGCTGGGCGCAGTACCCGCCCGCCGCGCGAGCCCGGTTCGAGGCGATCCGCACCCCGGGCGTGGGGGAGGAGATGGTCCTGGACCGGAACGTCTTCATCGAGGACAGCATCCGGCAGACGGTGCTGAACCCGATGGGCGAGGCGGACCGCGCCGTCTACGCCGCCCCCTACCCGACCCGCGGGAGCCGGCTGCCCATGCTGCGGTGGGCCCGCTCGCTGCCGATCGACGGCGATCCGGCCGATGTGCACGCCGTCGTCGAGAGGTACGACGCCTGGCTGGCCGACAGCCCGGACGTGCCCAAGCTGCTGCTCACCTTCGACGGCTCACCGGCCCTGATGGTCGGCCCCGAGACGGTCGCCTGGTGCGAGGAGAACGTTTCGGCGCTGGAGAGCGAGTACTGCGGCCCGGCCGCCCACCTCTGCCCCGAGGACCGGCCCGAGGAGATCGCCGCGGCACTCAACTCCTGGGCGGCCCGCCACGGCCTCGCGGTGGGCTGA
- a CDS encoding MarR family winged helix-turn-helix transcriptional regulator produces MTTEENGPLVPARLRELPSRLLGQASTHAQRLVTEGLSGADARKWHYAALVALEESGPASQAALSARTGIHRSDLVAVINELAARELVERTPDPEDRRRNVITLTPPGRRHLRTLERILAAAQEELLAPLSIEEREQLTRLLGRIVDHHAYGDPVMGSDGR; encoded by the coding sequence ATGACCACGGAAGAGAACGGACCCCTCGTCCCCGCACGACTGCGCGAACTACCCAGCCGACTGCTGGGACAGGCGTCCACCCACGCGCAGCGACTCGTGACCGAGGGGCTAAGTGGGGCAGATGCCCGCAAATGGCACTACGCGGCCCTGGTCGCCCTCGAAGAGTCAGGCCCGGCGAGCCAAGCCGCCCTCAGCGCCCGCACCGGCATCCACCGCAGCGACCTGGTCGCCGTCATCAACGAACTCGCCGCGCGCGAACTGGTGGAGCGCACCCCCGACCCCGAGGACCGCAGGCGCAACGTCATCACCCTCACACCGCCCGGTCGGCGACACCTGCGCACACTGGAACGGATCCTCGCCGCGGCCCAGGAGGAACTACTGGCCCCGCTGTCAATCGAGGAGCGCGAGCAGCTCACCCGCCTACTGGGCCGCATCGTCGACCATCACGCGTACGGAGACCCCGTCATGGGATCTGATGGCCGGTAA